In the genome of Doryrhamphus excisus isolate RoL2022-K1 chromosome 11, RoL_Dexc_1.0, whole genome shotgun sequence, one region contains:
- the LOC131138272 gene encoding LOW QUALITY PROTEIN: F-box only protein 40-like (The sequence of the model RefSeq protein was modified relative to this genomic sequence to represent the inferred CDS: deleted 2 bases in 1 codon; substituted 1 base at 1 genomic stop codon) translates to MYVCRRRTRSSRLRLHAHCTSCCSRRCRAPEESGMCCPLVPCCLHCGAVFHLCKEEEHLLLCPNVNAPCLNAAYGCPAHVRRSQQAAHLQVCPASVVVCSMEWNRWPTNDAHSHPNPELHWNLLKEHQQGVGQDPDLDLALALKDQDNLFHSLKMRKLFPELTRSVGEEEEEERRKERERKKEEEEEKRKTAKKEASGKTWESFVTFDLNTPPEKEDEDDEEEEELTQEEREALARGGMGVSDALLENYNAWESMFSMAMGGCREARETAATDRGHHQAAGGAKRLGATMAGETAGTCTQKGFDWGGASLYRPPRKNNFEYGHLEPMKIITVRTFKVPSSFSAKQSRIRNPGFYKRESKAVRXADTCDLGGLPEDMPIWEEVQASLLCSLENEQRGHLIAEKVCTDGLLQDEGTQTYNFLSAPFGRNTSLGDLMAKKTAELHLQLQVESVSSRHHKASSAFTSLCGHAFQRREYAAHYKNVHSDIQMCVNGWFQQRCPLAYLGCTFSQKRFRPSSQEASVIFTEDLGCFQLRPTIPPVGSPYNSSGGPTLSLLPYEVLCHIASFLDSLSLSQLALVSRLMRQVCSSLLPVRGMVTLRWQRTSGPQGRVSWKAEQKVWHFSTAFSPVDNWCFRDVPSMSEHLRVCSYYERDSRLEQVKLPPLEQK, encoded by the exons CATGCCCACTGCACCTCCTGTTGCAGTAGACGCTGCAGGGCACCAGAGGAGAGCGGCATGTGCTGCCCGCTGGTCCCATGTTGTCTGCATTGTGGGGCGGTCTTCCACCTGTGCAAAGAGGAGGAGCACCTGTTGCTGTGCCCCAACGTCAACGCCCCCTGCCTCAACGCCGCCTACGGTTGCCCCGCCCACGTCAGACGCTCCCAGCAGGCGGCCCACCTGCAGGTGTGTCCCGCCAGCGTGGTGGTTTGCAGCATGGAGTGGAACCGATGGCCCACTAACGACGCACACTCACACCCCAACCCAGAACTGCACTGGAACCTGCTGAAGGAGCACCAGCAGGGGGTAGGCCAGGACCCAGACCTGGACCTGGCCTTGGCCCTGAAAGACCAGGACAATTTGTTCCACTCACTGAAGATGAGGAAGCTTTTTCCTGAACTGACACGTAGCGTTggcgaggaagaggaagaggagaggaggaaggagagggagaggaagaaggaggaggaggaggagaagaggaagacCGCCAAGAAGGAGGCATCAGGAAAGACTTGGGAGTCTTTCGTCACCTTCGACCTCAACACTCCACCTGAGAAggaagatgaggatgatgaggaagaagaggagctcACACAggaggagagggaggctctGGCCAGGGGGGGTATGGGCGTGAGTGACGCCCTGCTGGAGAACTACAACGCATGGGAGAGCATGTTTAGCATGGCCATGGGGGGCTGCAGAGAGGCCCGAGAGACGGCAGCGACAGACAGGGGCCACCACCAGGCAGCAGGTGGGGCCAAGAGGCTGGGTGCCACCATGGCGGGGGAGACAGCCGGCACCTGCACACAGAAGGGCTTTGACTGGGGGGGGGCCTCCTTGTACCGCCCGCCCAGGAAGAATAACTTTGAGTACGGACACCTGGAACCCATGAAGATTATCACCGTGAGGACCTTCAAGGTTCCTAGCAGCTTTTCCGCAAAGCAGAGTCGCATCCGCAACCCAGGGTTCTACAAGCGGGAAAGCAAGGCCGTG AGGTAGGCCGACACCTGCGACCTGGGGGGGTTGCCAGAGGACATGCCCATCTGGGAGGAGGTTCAG GCCTCCTTGCTGTGCTCGCTGGAGAATGAGCAGCGAGGTCACCTGATCGCAGAGAAGGTGTGTACGGATGGTCTCCTGCAGGATGAGGGCACGCAGACGTACAACTTCCTTTCAGCTCCTTTCGGTAGGAACACATCGCTGGGAGACCTGATGGCCAAGAAGACGGCAGAGCTCCACCTCCAACTGCAGGTGGAGAGTGTGAGCAGCCGCCACCACAAAGCCAGCTCCGCCTTCACCTCGCTGTGTGGACACGCCTTCCAGAGGAGGGAATATGCTGCACATTACAA AAACGTGCACAGCGACATCCAGATGTGCGTGAATGGCTGGTTCCAGCAGAGATGTCCGCTGGCGTATTTGGGCTGCACCTTCAGCCAGAAGAGGTTCAGACCATCTAGTCAGGAGGCCAGCGTCATCTTCAC GGAGGATCTGGGCTGCTTCCAGCTGCGTCCCACCATCCCACCCGTTGGATCTCCCTACAATTCCTCAGGCGGACCCACTCTGAGCTTGCTGCCATACGAAGTCCTGTGTCATATAGCCAGCTTCTTGGACAGCCTGTCCCTGTCCCAGCTGGCTCTGGTGTCCCGCCTCATGAGACAGGTGTGCTCCTCTCTGCTGCCGGTCCGAGGGATGGTCACGCTGCGCTGGCAGAGGACGTCCGGCCCTCAGGGTAGGGTCAGTTGGAAGGCTGAGCAGAAG GTGTGGCACTTCAGCACAGCCTTCTCTCCCGTGGACAATTGGTGCTTCCGGGACGTTCCGTCCATGTCAGAGCATCTGAGGGTGTGTTCTTACTACGAGCGAGACTCCAGGCTAGAGCAGGTGAAGCTGCCACCCCTTGAACAAAAGTGA
- the aifm5 gene encoding apoptosis-inducing factor 3 yields MAANQPHHQDFVNSDPNDSSEELVQAVCLESDLKDGQMLEVEVGHHSVLLTRSEGQYSATGNQCTHYGAPLSKGVISGHRVRCPWHGACFNVHTGDVEEFPGMDCLPCHKVMIHNNKVYVSVNKNMLEQQRRMKKMGAAVSGVTHTMLLLGGGVASLICAETLRQENFGGRIVMVTRDDLLPYDKTRLSKVMNVDSESILLRRMDFYHKYDIEVQLQKEALSVDTNEKTVTFDDGSVQRYDQLLVATGCRAKGLDVPGMKLDNIKKLESPEDARQIHTSCLGCDVVLVGTSFVGMEVASYLIDKASSITVIGSSELPYQNTLGPEIGRVTMTMLAERNVTFYMNDNVSEVRGVDGKVNQVVLRSGKVIQADILIVAVGTLPNTEFLRGSPVKLDSRNFVQVDKHMRTNVHGVFCGGDVATFPLTMARDRPVNIGHWQMAQAHGRIAALNMLNKNLPLKSVPFYWTMLLGKSIRYTGYGEGYTEIVMKGNFEDRKFLALYIKNDEVIAAASLNYDPAVSAVAERLVSGRAITKDEALSDDLSWLQLS; encoded by the exons atggctgccaaccAACCAC ACCATCAGGACTTTGTCAACTCTGACCCAAACGACTCATCAGAGGAGCTTGTCCAAGCCGTTTGTCTGGAATCAGACCTGAAGGATGGACA GATGTTAGAGGTGGAAGTCGGTCACCACAGTGTTCTGCTGACCCGCAGTGAGGGTCAGTACAGCGCCACagggaaccaatgcacacactATGGTGCTCCTCTTAGTAAAG GCGTGATTTCAGGGCACCGTGTGCGCTGTCCGTGGCACGGTGCCTGCTTCAACGTGCACACTGGTGACGTGGAGGAGTTTCCTGGCATGGACTGTTTGCCTTGCCACAAG GTGATGATCCACAACAACAAGGTTTATGTGTCCGTCAACAAAAAT ATGTTAGAGCAGCAGAGAAGAATGAAGAAGATGGGTGCTGCTGTGTCAGGGGTCACTCATAccatgctgctgctggggggag gggTGGCGTCACTGATTTGTGCTGAGACGTTGCGCCAGGAGAACTTTGGAGGAAGAATTGTCATGGTAACCAGAGACGATCTTCTGCCTTATGACAAGACACGGCTCAGCAAG GTGATGAACGTGGACAGTGAGAGCATCCTGCTGAGAAGGATGGACTTTTACCACAAATACGACATTGAAGTTCAGCTACAGAAGGAA GCACTGTCTGTAGACACGAACGAGAAGACGGTGACATTTGACGACGGCTCTGTGCAGCGTTACGATCAGCTCCTCGTCGCGACGGGCTGCAG AGCTAAAGGTCTGGACGTTCCCGGAATGAAGCTGGACAACATCAAGAAGCTGGAGTCACCAGAGGACGCACGTCAAATCCACACCTCCTGTCTGGGCTGTGATGTTGTCCTTGTGGGAACTTCCTTTGTTG GCATGGAGGTGGCTTCCTATTTGATTGACAAGGCTTCCAGTATCACGGTGATCGGCAGCAGCGAGCTCCCCTACCAGAACACGCTGGGACCTGAGATCGGCCGAGTCACCATGACG ATGTTGGCCGAGAGGAACGTAACCTTCTACATGAATGACAACGTCAGTGAAGTCAGGGGCGTGGATGGAAAG GTCAACCAGGTGGTGCTGAGGAGTGGGAAGGTCATCCAGGCTGACATTCTGATCGTGGCAGTCG GCACCCTCCCAAACACGGAGTTCCTGCGCGGAAGTCCAGTCAAGTTGGACTCCAGGAACTTCGTACAAGTGGACAAG CACATGCGCACCAACGTGCACGGCGTGTTCTGCGGCGGTGACGTGGCTACCTTCCCTCTGACCATGGCACGGGACCGACCCGTCAACATTGGACACTGGCAGATGGCGCAGGCGCACG GGCGGATAGCAGCTCTCAATATGCTGAACAAAAATCTTCCACTCAAGTCTGTTCCGTTCTACTGGACCATGCTGCTGGGGAAGAGCATCCGCTACACAG GCTACGGGGAAGGATACACAGAAATAGTCATGAAAGGAAACTTTGAGGACAGGAAGTTCCTGGCATTGTACATCAA GAACGATGAGGTCATAGCGGCGGCCAGCTTGAACTATGACCCGGCGGTTTCTGCGGTGGCTGAGAGGCTCGTATCAGGACGGGCCATCACCAAGGACGAAGCTCT ATCTGACGACCTGAGCTGGCTGCAGTTGTCTTGA